One region of Pseudoalteromonas galatheae genomic DNA includes:
- a CDS encoding DUF423 domain-containing protein: MAKLYLIIGSVFCLLSVALGAFAAHGLKGRLSDYAIGIFNTAAQYQMTHGLAIIATAFLIKWGLKVQVAGGFFIAGVLLFSGSLYLLALTGMKWLGPITPIGGTCFLIAWILLIVQVAKSSF; encoded by the coding sequence ATGGCTAAGCTCTACTTGATTATTGGCAGCGTGTTTTGTTTATTGTCTGTGGCACTCGGCGCGTTTGCCGCTCACGGTCTCAAAGGACGTTTGAGCGACTATGCCATTGGTATTTTTAATACGGCTGCACAGTACCAAATGACTCACGGCCTTGCCATTATTGCCACCGCGTTTTTAATCAAATGGGGCCTCAAGGTACAAGTTGCTGGTGGTTTCTTTATTGCTGGTGTATTGCTATTTAGTGGTAGTTTGTACTTACTTGCCTTAACAGGTATGAAATGGCTAGGGCCAATCACCCCAATCGGTGGTACCTGTTTTTTAATTGCTTGGATTTTATTAATAGTTCAAGTTGCTAAATCTTCCTTTTAA
- a CDS encoding alpha/beta family hydrolase yields the protein MSAVNIEWHYTENPVAQFIFAHGAGAGSDSDFMQEMAKLLVSKGVQVGLFDFEYMQQAKQEGKKRPPERAPKLLAYFQQVLAAVEPSLPLFIGGKSMGGRMASMLACETTVKVEGVLAFGYPFHPPGKPEKLRVDHFPELKCPLLILQGERDTFGNRTEVDAMCFPEQVMVKWLKDGDHSLKPRKVSGVSESESRANAAAIAANFIKERCHG from the coding sequence ATGAGCGCAGTAAATATCGAATGGCACTATACTGAAAACCCAGTTGCGCAGTTTATTTTTGCCCATGGTGCAGGTGCAGGAAGCGATAGTGATTTTATGCAAGAAATGGCTAAATTGCTTGTTTCTAAGGGCGTTCAAGTTGGGCTCTTTGATTTTGAATATATGCAGCAAGCCAAACAAGAAGGGAAAAAACGCCCACCTGAGCGTGCTCCTAAGCTACTCGCGTATTTTCAACAAGTACTGGCAGCAGTAGAACCAAGTCTACCGCTCTTTATTGGTGGTAAATCAATGGGCGGGCGTATGGCATCTATGCTGGCCTGTGAAACCACTGTAAAGGTGGAAGGAGTACTTGCGTTTGGCTATCCATTCCATCCGCCTGGTAAGCCGGAAAAGCTCAGAGTGGATCATTTTCCTGAGTTGAAATGCCCGCTGCTCATTTTACAAGGCGAACGCGATACCTTTGGCAATCGCACAGAGGTTGATGCCATGTGCTTTCCCGAGCAAGTTATGGTGAAGTGGCTCAAAGATGGTGACCATTCACTCAAACCACGTAAGGTGAGTGGTGTAAGCGAGTCAGAGAGCCGCGCGAATGCCGCCGCGATAGCGGCGAATTTTATTAAGGAGCGCTGTCATGGCTAA
- the pilB gene encoding type IV-A pilus assembly ATPase PilB, which produces MEHHSPLLRKFITLGRVTAEQIKSRQSEANTTAELICLSSGMSSKELAEECLDLFKVPFFNLDHFNVSEIPPALVKEKLIRKHHILPLVQKGRKLYVAASDPTDFGAFENFEFSTGLQCEVLVADYKKLEAKIDQLFDATGGLSISEEEFKEFADLEVDDEPKQQTTNEDKDDAPIIVYINKILMDAIKKGASDLHFEPYEKKYRVRFRIDGLLHEMASPPNTLATRLAARIKVMAHLDIAEKRKPQDGRIKLKISERKSIDFRVSTLPTMWGEKIVMRILDSSSAMLGIDVLGYEPEQKQLYLDALEQPQGMILVTGPTGSGKTVSLYTGLNILNQPERNISTAEDPVEINLEGINQVQINTKADMTFANALRAFLRQDPDVVMVGEIRDLETAEISIKAAQTGHLVLSTLHTNSAPETLTRLLNMGVPAYNVASSVSLIIAQRLARRLCPKCKTPETLPEEALLGQGFTAEQIKEITLFAPKGCEHCTDGYKGRVGIYEVVKITPELSHLIMEGGNSLEIAEKAEQLGFDNLRKSGLKKAAAGVTSLTEINRVTSY; this is translated from the coding sequence ATGGAACATCATTCCCCGCTACTGCGTAAATTTATTACCCTAGGGCGAGTCACTGCTGAGCAAATAAAGTCTCGCCAGTCAGAAGCAAACACCACTGCCGAGTTGATTTGCTTAAGTTCAGGAATGAGCTCCAAAGAGCTAGCTGAAGAATGCCTAGACTTATTCAAGGTGCCATTTTTTAATCTTGATCACTTTAACGTTAGTGAAATTCCGCCGGCGCTAGTCAAAGAAAAGCTGATCCGTAAGCACCATATTTTACCACTGGTACAAAAAGGTAGAAAACTCTACGTAGCGGCTTCCGATCCGACTGATTTTGGCGCATTTGAAAATTTTGAGTTTAGTACTGGATTACAGTGTGAAGTACTGGTAGCCGACTACAAAAAACTCGAAGCAAAGATTGATCAGCTGTTTGATGCAACGGGCGGCCTCTCGATTTCTGAAGAGGAGTTTAAAGAATTTGCCGATTTAGAAGTCGATGACGAGCCTAAACAGCAAACCACCAACGAAGATAAAGACGATGCGCCAATCATCGTTTATATCAATAAAATTTTAATGGATGCGATAAAAAAAGGTGCGTCGGATCTGCACTTTGAGCCTTACGAAAAAAAATACCGCGTGCGCTTTCGTATCGACGGCCTATTGCATGAAATGGCAAGCCCACCAAACACACTCGCGACGCGCCTCGCCGCCCGTATTAAAGTGATGGCGCACTTAGACATAGCGGAAAAACGTAAACCACAAGATGGTCGCATTAAACTAAAAATTTCCGAACGCAAAAGTATCGATTTCCGTGTGAGTACACTGCCTACCATGTGGGGCGAGAAGATCGTAATGCGTATTCTAGATTCGTCCAGTGCTATGCTCGGCATTGACGTGCTAGGTTATGAGCCTGAGCAAAAACAACTTTACCTCGACGCACTAGAGCAGCCTCAAGGCATGATTTTGGTAACCGGTCCAACGGGTTCTGGTAAAACCGTGTCACTTTACACTGGCCTGAATATTCTTAATCAGCCAGAGCGCAATATCAGCACCGCGGAAGACCCTGTAGAAATAAACCTTGAGGGTATTAACCAAGTACAAATCAATACCAAAGCGGATATGACTTTCGCCAATGCCTTGAGAGCATTCTTGCGTCAGGATCCGGATGTGGTGATGGTTGGTGAGATCCGTGACCTTGAAACCGCTGAGATCTCAATAAAAGCTGCCCAAACCGGTCACTTAGTATTGAGTACGCTGCACACCAACTCTGCCCCTGAAACGCTTACTCGTCTATTAAACATGGGCGTGCCAGCGTACAACGTAGCAAGCTCGGTAAGTCTGATTATCGCCCAGCGTCTCGCAAGACGCCTTTGCCCTAAGTGTAAAACACCCGAAACGCTGCCGGAAGAAGCCTTGTTAGGGCAAGGCTTTACTGCCGAGCAAATTAAAGAGATTACCCTTTTCGCGCCTAAAGGCTGTGAACACTGCACCGATGGTTACAAAGGCCGTGTGGGTATTTATGAAGTGGTAAAAATCACGCCGGAGCTTTCGCATCTGATCATGGAAGGGGGTAATTCTCTTGAGATTGCCGAAAAAGCGGAGCAGTTAGGTTTTGATAACCTACGTAAGTCTGGCCTGAAAAAAGCCGCCGCAGGGGTGACATCGCTTACAGAAATCAACCGTGTAACGAGTTATTAA
- a CDS encoding DUF819 family protein: MEQSAALVTNNAVIMGLLAVILGFVFYTSSQKSGVWAKFYKYVPALLMCYFLPSLLNTFGIVDGNNNDVYTVAKYYLLPACLVLLTLSIDLKSIAALGKKAIIMFLTGTVGVVIGGPIALLLTATFMPELLGVTGPEAVWRGMAALAGSWIGGGANMVAMKEIYGAGGEIFTIMVTVDIVVANLWMACLLYMAARNKEIDARTGADTSSINRLIDKVQAFEAEHARKPELKDLMILVGFAFGATGFAHFAADLLVPFFSSNYPELKKFSLHSKLFWIIVLVTTIGLALSFTKARQYEAVGASKIGSSFLYILVATIGLHMDITKIVEAPKYVVIGVIWMAVHVGLLFIVAKLIKAPVFYVAVGSKANIGGAASAPVVASAFHPALAPVGVLLAVLGYALGTYMAWLCGQLLRVIGS; encoded by the coding sequence ATGGAGCAAAGCGCTGCGCTCGTTACCAATAACGCGGTAATTATGGGCCTTTTGGCCGTTATACTGGGATTTGTTTTTTACACATCAAGTCAAAAAAGCGGAGTTTGGGCTAAGTTTTACAAGTACGTGCCAGCGCTGTTGATGTGTTATTTCTTACCATCTCTATTAAATACCTTTGGTATCGTTGATGGCAACAATAATGATGTTTACACGGTAGCAAAATATTATCTATTACCCGCTTGTTTGGTGTTATTGACACTAAGTATTGACCTAAAATCGATAGCGGCTTTGGGTAAAAAGGCAATTATCATGTTCCTGACAGGAACGGTGGGTGTGGTGATTGGTGGCCCAATTGCGCTTTTACTTACTGCTACCTTTATGCCTGAGCTACTTGGTGTAACTGGCCCAGAAGCCGTATGGCGTGGCATGGCCGCGCTTGCAGGAAGCTGGATTGGTGGTGGTGCCAATATGGTCGCGATGAAAGAGATTTACGGCGCAGGCGGAGAAATCTTCACCATCATGGTAACGGTTGATATTGTTGTCGCAAACTTGTGGATGGCGTGTTTGCTCTACATGGCGGCGCGCAATAAAGAAATCGATGCGCGAACAGGGGCGGATACATCTTCAATCAACCGCCTAATTGACAAAGTACAAGCATTTGAAGCCGAGCACGCAAGAAAACCCGAACTCAAAGACTTGATGATCCTAGTTGGTTTTGCTTTTGGTGCAACGGGTTTTGCGCATTTTGCTGCAGACTTACTGGTGCCATTTTTTAGTAGCAATTACCCAGAGCTGAAGAAGTTTTCTCTTCATAGCAAACTGTTTTGGATTATTGTCCTCGTTACGACCATAGGTCTGGCACTTTCATTTACCAAAGCACGTCAATATGAAGCGGTTGGCGCGTCAAAAATTGGCTCGAGCTTTTTATATATTTTAGTAGCAACCATTGGTCTACACATGGATATCACCAAAATTGTTGAGGCGCCTAAATACGTCGTTATTGGTGTTATTTGGATGGCCGTGCATGTTGGTTTGTTATTTATTGTTGCTAAATTAATTAAAGCACCCGTGTTTTATGTTGCCGTTGGCAGTAAAGCAAATATTGGTGGTGCGGCATCTGCGCCGGTGGTGGCCTCGGCGTTCCACCCAGCGCTTGCTCCGGTCGGTGTGTTACTGGCGGTGCTTGGTTATGCCCTTGGTACTTATATGGCTTGGTTATGCGGACAATTGCTTCGTGTGATAGGCAGCTAA
- the coaE gene encoding dephospho-CoA kinase (Dephospho-CoA kinase (CoaE) performs the final step in coenzyme A biosynthesis.): protein MLKTKNWILGVTGGIGAGKTAITNHLQQKGVVVVDADIVAREVVALGSAGLQAIADEFGSAILQPDGNLDRAKLRAIIFADAAKKQWLNDLLHPLIRNEILAQLNSAQSDYVVLAAPLLFENGLERYCDATLLVDVAVDTQIARTTSRDSVDAAQVSRIIESQLPRSEKQAKADYILDNDRPLLESLQQVDRLHNEFLKLAQVKISLNN from the coding sequence ATGCTAAAAACGAAGAATTGGATTTTAGGAGTAACTGGCGGTATTGGAGCGGGTAAAACGGCGATCACTAATCACTTACAGCAAAAAGGGGTAGTGGTTGTTGACGCAGATATCGTTGCACGAGAAGTAGTCGCGCTAGGCAGCGCTGGGCTGCAAGCGATTGCTGATGAGTTTGGCAGTGCCATTTTACAGCCTGACGGCAATTTAGACAGGGCCAAGTTAAGAGCCATTATTTTTGCTGATGCAGCTAAAAAACAGTGGCTTAATGACCTACTTCACCCGTTAATCCGTAACGAAATACTCGCGCAGTTAAACTCAGCACAAAGCGATTACGTGGTTTTAGCGGCGCCTTTGCTGTTCGAAAATGGCTTAGAGCGCTATTGCGATGCCACTTTACTTGTCGATGTCGCTGTTGATACGCAAATCGCGAGAACAACCAGCCGAGATTCGGTAGATGCCGCGCAAGTAAGCCGTATTATCGAGTCGCAGTTACCGCGCTCAGAAAAACAAGCAAAGGCGGATTACATACTAGACAACGACCGGCCACTACTTGAAAGCCTGCAACAGGTAGATAGGTTACACAACGAATTTCTTAAACTAGCACAAGTGAAAATAAGTCTAAATAATTAG
- a CDS encoding prepilin peptidase yields MQDIINLMQTQLWYWLLTVGLVSLCIGSFLNVVILRLPKMMKQSWQSECRVLLANELPKQTAEAPVFNLVKPNSHCPSCKTPIKAWQNIPLISWLLLKGKCNHCNASISVRYPLIELTTALLSTWVAWHFGATLEATLYILITWVLVALTVIDIDEMLLPDQLTLPTLWLVLVASCFGVGIKPNDAIIGAAVGYLSLWSVYWLFKLLTGKEGMGYGDFKLLAIFGALMGWEAILTIVLLSSLVGAIIGSIQLSVQGRDKATPIPFGPYLAIAGWITLMYGKQLQLWYVNLIT; encoded by the coding sequence ATGCAAGATATTATCAACTTGATGCAAACCCAGTTATGGTATTGGTTACTTACAGTCGGACTCGTTAGTCTTTGCATCGGAAGCTTTCTCAATGTGGTTATTCTTCGCTTACCTAAAATGATGAAGCAGAGCTGGCAGTCAGAATGTCGCGTATTGCTCGCTAATGAGCTACCAAAACAAACCGCTGAAGCTCCAGTGTTTAATCTAGTAAAACCAAACTCTCATTGCCCAAGCTGCAAAACACCAATTAAAGCGTGGCAAAACATTCCCCTGATCAGCTGGCTGTTATTAAAAGGCAAATGTAACCACTGCAACGCGTCAATCTCGGTACGCTATCCTTTGATAGAGCTAACAACCGCCCTACTCTCCACATGGGTTGCGTGGCATTTTGGTGCCACTTTAGAAGCCACTCTGTACATTTTGATTACTTGGGTATTAGTTGCACTTACCGTCATTGATATCGACGAAATGTTGCTGCCCGATCAGTTAACACTACCAACTTTATGGTTAGTACTGGTTGCCAGTTGTTTTGGCGTTGGCATCAAGCCCAATGATGCCATTATCGGTGCGGCCGTTGGTTATTTGAGTTTATGGAGCGTGTATTGGCTGTTTAAATTACTCACAGGTAAAGAAGGCATGGGCTATGGCGACTTTAAACTGTTAGCTATATTTGGTGCATTGATGGGCTGGGAAGCAATTCTAACTATAGTGCTACTTTCAAGCCTGGTCGGCGCAATTATTGGTAGCATCCAATTAAGTGTTCAAGGCCGAGATAAAGCCACACCTATTCCGTTTGGTCCTTACTTAGCCATTGCAGGCTGGATCACCTTAATGTATGGCAAGCAGCTGCAGCTGTGGTACGTAAACCTAATAACGTAA
- a CDS encoding transcriptional regulator GcvA, whose protein sequence is MSRRVPPLNALKAFEAAARHLSFTKAAEELYVTQAAVSHQIKILEEHLGLKLFLRKNRSLLLTEEGQGYYLDIKDIFSQLIDATEKLLARGAKGSLTVSLTPSFAIQWLVPRLSNFNELHPEIDVRIKAQDHDDNSLTDDVDVAIYYGRGNWNGVQTHKLHTEYFVPLCSPFLLTGPKPLNQPSDLAQHTLLHDTTRRAWKAWMKTAGVRNVAVNTGPIFSHSSMVLQAAIHGQGVALGNSVLARPDIDAGRLVIPFSHHLESKNAYYLVFRESQSELGKIVSFKEWMLDMVEHEQELNSL, encoded by the coding sequence ATGTCACGACGAGTTCCACCATTAAATGCATTAAAAGCCTTTGAGGCGGCGGCACGACACCTGAGCTTTACCAAAGCAGCAGAGGAGTTATACGTCACTCAAGCTGCGGTTAGTCATCAAATTAAAATCTTAGAAGAACATCTAGGTTTAAAGCTGTTTTTGCGCAAAAATCGCTCCTTACTATTAACTGAGGAGGGGCAGGGCTATTACCTCGATATTAAAGATATTTTTTCACAATTAATCGATGCGACTGAAAAGCTCCTAGCGCGAGGCGCAAAAGGGTCGTTAACGGTGAGTTTGACGCCTAGTTTTGCAATTCAATGGTTGGTACCAAGGCTGAGTAACTTTAACGAGTTGCACCCTGAAATCGACGTACGGATCAAAGCCCAAGATCACGACGACAACTCGTTAACGGACGACGTTGATGTCGCGATTTACTACGGTCGTGGTAACTGGAATGGGGTGCAAACCCATAAGCTACATACCGAGTACTTCGTACCATTGTGTAGCCCGTTTTTGTTAACTGGCCCCAAACCGCTTAATCAGCCAAGCGATTTGGCCCAGCATACTTTGCTTCATGACACCACGCGTCGTGCTTGGAAAGCATGGATGAAAACCGCTGGGGTCAGAAATGTGGCAGTAAATACCGGGCCTATCTTCAGTCACTCTTCTATGGTGTTACAGGCAGCAATTCACGGCCAAGGCGTGGCGCTGGGCAATAGCGTACTGGCAAGACCGGATATAGATGCAGGGCGACTGGTTATTCCATTTAGTCACCACCTCGAAAGTAAAAATGCCTATTACTTGGTATTTAGAGAGTCACAGTCAGAGCTGGGTAAAATAGTTTCATTCAAAGAATGGATGCTTGATATGGTAGAACACGAACAAGAGTTAAATAGTTTATGA
- a CDS encoding type II secretion system F family protein: MNKKSTESSNTLDTFIWVGVNNRGKRLEGEITGSSIALVKAQLRKQGVTPSKVKRKPKPLFGLSGAQKITPQDIATVTRQIATMLTAGVSLVQTLEMLARGSKNKSLSKLIGHVGDEVKAGQPLAKALRAYPRYFDELYCDLVHSGEQSGALDTIFDRIALYKEKTEALKSKIKKALFYPIAVIVVALIVTSILLIFVVPQFQDIFNGFGAELPAFTLMVIGFSEFLQEYWWVFLIGLGLFGYTYKEMLIRSPAAKHFNDRMILKLPVVGEILKKAAVARYARTLSTTFAAGVPLGDALDSAAGASGNIIYKNAIKEIKAEVNSGNQMHWAMHNTKVFPDMVVQMVSIGEESGSLDGMLAKVANIYEQEVDDAVDGLSSLLEPLIMVVLGVLIGGLIIAMYLPIFQLGSVV; this comes from the coding sequence ATGAATAAAAAATCTACAGAATCTAGCAATACTTTAGACACCTTTATTTGGGTCGGAGTAAATAATAGAGGTAAACGCCTCGAAGGCGAAATAACAGGCTCGAGTATCGCTTTAGTTAAAGCGCAGCTAAGAAAACAGGGCGTTACTCCTTCTAAAGTCAAGCGTAAACCTAAACCACTGTTTGGTTTGTCTGGTGCGCAAAAAATCACCCCTCAAGATATTGCAACGGTTACAAGACAAATTGCCACTATGTTGACTGCTGGTGTATCTCTAGTACAGACCCTTGAGATGCTGGCCAGAGGCAGTAAAAATAAATCATTGTCTAAACTCATAGGTCATGTAGGCGATGAAGTGAAGGCAGGTCAGCCTTTAGCGAAAGCATTACGTGCTTACCCCAGATATTTTGATGAACTTTATTGCGACCTTGTTCATTCAGGAGAACAATCTGGCGCACTAGATACCATATTTGACCGCATAGCGCTCTATAAAGAAAAGACCGAAGCGCTGAAATCTAAAATTAAGAAAGCATTGTTTTACCCGATAGCTGTCATTGTTGTCGCGTTAATTGTTACCTCTATACTATTAATTTTTGTCGTACCTCAATTCCAAGACATATTTAACGGTTTTGGGGCTGAGTTACCTGCATTTACGCTTATGGTTATTGGGTTTTCTGAATTTCTGCAAGAATATTGGTGGGTATTTTTGATTGGACTTGGCCTATTTGGCTACACCTACAAAGAAATGCTTATTCGCAGTCCTGCTGCAAAACACTTTAACGACAGAATGATACTTAAACTTCCAGTTGTCGGTGAAATTCTGAAAAAAGCCGCAGTAGCCCGTTATGCCCGTACGCTTTCTACCACCTTTGCTGCAGGTGTACCGCTTGGCGATGCGCTCGATTCTGCCGCAGGAGCTTCTGGTAATATAATCTATAAAAATGCAATTAAAGAAATTAAAGCAGAGGTTAATTCTGGTAACCAAATGCACTGGGCAATGCATAACACCAAGGTCTTCCCTGATATGGTGGTGCAAATGGTGTCTATTGGTGAAGAATCAGGTTCGCTGGACGGTATGCTAGCAAAAGTTGCGAACATTTATGAGCAAGAAGTCGATGATGCGGTAGATGGCCTTTCTAGCCTATTAGAGCCACTCATTATGGTGGTACTCGGCGTCCTGATCGGTGGCCTAATTATTGCTATGTATTTACCGATATTCCAGCTAGGCTCCGTGGTGTAG
- the kdsA gene encoding 3-deoxy-8-phosphooctulonate synthase, translated as MNTDIINVAGREVANDKPFVLFGGMNVLESRDLAMQIAEHYVEVTSKLGIPYVFKASFDKANRSSINSYRGPGMEEGLKIFEEIKKTFNVPVITDVHEPFQAKPVAEVADVIQLPAFLARQTDLVVAMAETGAVINVKKPQFLAPHEMRHIIKKINEAGNDKVILCERGSSFGYNNLIVDMLGMDDMKRMAPVIFDATHALQRPGGRSDSADGRRAQAAELARSGMALGLAGLFIEAHPNPNEAKCDGPCALPLVKLEGYLQQMKAVDELVKSFAPLDTSAADL; from the coding sequence ATGAATACAGATATTATTAACGTTGCGGGACGAGAAGTTGCAAACGATAAACCGTTCGTGCTGTTCGGTGGAATGAATGTGCTTGAGTCTCGTGACTTGGCAATGCAAATCGCAGAGCATTACGTTGAAGTGACGAGTAAACTTGGGATCCCATACGTATTTAAAGCGTCATTTGATAAAGCCAATCGCTCGTCAATCAATTCTTACCGTGGCCCCGGTATGGAAGAAGGCTTAAAGATTTTTGAAGAAATCAAAAAGACCTTTAATGTACCGGTGATCACCGATGTACATGAGCCATTCCAAGCAAAGCCCGTTGCGGAAGTTGCTGATGTGATCCAGTTACCTGCGTTCCTTGCCCGTCAAACTGACTTAGTTGTCGCTATGGCAGAAACTGGTGCGGTGATTAACGTGAAAAAACCACAGTTTTTAGCGCCACATGAAATGCGCCATATCATTAAGAAGATCAATGAAGCGGGTAATGACAAAGTTATCCTCTGTGAGCGCGGCAGTAGCTTTGGCTATAATAACCTGATCGTGGATATGTTGGGCATGGATGACATGAAGCGTATGGCTCCTGTTATTTTTGATGCGACACATGCGCTACAGCGTCCGGGTGGTCGTAGCGACTCTGCTGATGGCCGCCGTGCTCAGGCTGCTGAGCTTGCTCGTAGCGGTATGGCACTTGGGTTAGCTGGACTCTTTATTGAAGCGCATCCGAATCCAAATGAAGCTAAGTGTGATGGTCCTTGTGCATTGCCATTGGTTAAACTTGAAGGCTATCTACAACAGATGAAAGCGGTAGATGAGCTAGTTAAGAGTTTTGCACCACTGGACACCAGCGCAGCTGATTTATAA
- the rlmM gene encoding 23S rRNA (cytidine(2498)-2'-O)-methyltransferase RlmM: MSSIVIYCRGGFESDAAAEINHYAAKHGIAGYVKAKPNTAFVTFECFSPNDAETLAKKIDFKKLVFARQWFVGTLHTHMPIEDRVSVIKAAVEGFPLCGELRVETPDTNEGKELSKFCKKFSTPLSKALEKQHKLTREVKPAKPVLHVLFLANNTAYVGYSFSDNNSPFFMGIPRLRMPSDAPSRSTLKLDEAFHVFVPKDQQETRVRAGMRAVDLGACPGGWTYQLVRRGMFVASIDNGPMNDNLMETGQVKHYREDGFKYRPEKRNIDWLVCDMVEKPTRVADLMVDWVVNAFARELIFNLKLPMKKRFDSVYECLTLIHEELQKYNVDYEIQAKHLYHDREEVTVHINVLKVPQNLYS; encoded by the coding sequence ATGTCGAGTATCGTTATCTATTGTCGCGGTGGTTTTGAAAGTGACGCCGCAGCCGAAATTAATCATTATGCTGCAAAGCATGGAATTGCTGGCTACGTAAAAGCTAAGCCGAATACTGCTTTTGTAACATTTGAGTGCTTTTCGCCAAATGATGCTGAGACCTTAGCGAAGAAAATCGACTTTAAGAAACTGGTGTTTGCAAGGCAGTGGTTTGTTGGCACTTTACATACCCACATGCCGATTGAAGACAGAGTGAGCGTGATAAAAGCGGCTGTGGAAGGTTTTCCTTTGTGTGGTGAGCTGCGCGTTGAAACGCCAGATACTAATGAAGGAAAAGAACTTTCTAAATTCTGTAAAAAGTTTTCAACGCCTTTGTCTAAGGCGCTCGAGAAGCAACACAAGCTGACTCGTGAGGTAAAACCTGCCAAGCCTGTATTACATGTATTGTTTCTTGCCAATAATACCGCTTATGTTGGTTATTCGTTTAGTGATAACAATTCGCCATTTTTTATGGGGATCCCGCGTCTGAGAATGCCGTCGGACGCACCAAGTCGCTCGACGCTAAAATTAGACGAGGCATTCCATGTCTTTGTACCTAAAGACCAGCAAGAGACACGTGTTCGCGCAGGAATGCGAGCCGTTGATTTAGGTGCTTGCCCTGGTGGTTGGACATACCAACTCGTACGCCGTGGCATGTTTGTCGCCTCAATCGATAATGGCCCGATGAATGATAACCTGATGGAAACGGGACAAGTGAAGCACTATCGTGAAGATGGATTCAAATATCGCCCAGAAAAACGCAATATTGATTGGCTGGTGTGTGATATGGTCGAAAAGCCAACGCGTGTTGCTGATTTAATGGTGGACTGGGTGGTGAATGCGTTTGCTCGAGAGCTGATCTTTAACTTAAAGCTACCGATGAAAAAACGCTTCGACAGTGTGTATGAATGTCTTACGCTTATCCATGAAGAGCTGCAAAAGTACAATGTAGATTATGAGATCCAAGCAAAGCACCTATATCATGACCGTGAGGAAGTCACGGTACATATTAATGTGCTTAAAGTACCGCAAAATTTGTACAGCTGA
- a CDS encoding tetratricopeptide repeat protein: protein MKAIQEKPNFMKNDIWLDENDLSLDDNSDAFSYPPLIRCIKAEQSWDAQADTNETLCQLAELEFAVDEIRHKHASKHKCLDEILDAFYTLWLFSGSSQKVPEYKLNSVCYALSMRSGTNTALGLILVHLLERAKLEASLALSQGEIIVHVAFSEEEGYVIEPSSGHQSWYIIPENENNQDKEQEKDQEPMELIFNEESLKLYLSQQKWAFIAAEKFGHALSCVEQLMDILGDDPYERRDRGYLLNQLNCPKMAKDDLQFFVDECPDDPTIEVIQHQIKELADHNNILH from the coding sequence ATGAAAGCAATTCAAGAGAAACCGAATTTTATGAAGAATGATATCTGGTTAGATGAGAATGACTTATCTCTCGATGACAATTCAGATGCATTTTCCTATCCGCCATTGATCCGCTGTATCAAGGCTGAGCAAAGTTGGGATGCACAAGCTGATACCAATGAAACTTTGTGTCAGTTAGCAGAGCTTGAATTTGCCGTGGATGAAATTCGCCATAAGCATGCAAGCAAACATAAATGTTTAGATGAAATCTTGGACGCTTTTTATACCCTGTGGCTATTCAGTGGTAGCAGTCAAAAGGTACCAGAATACAAGCTAAACAGTGTTTGCTACGCTCTTTCTATGCGCAGTGGTACTAATACTGCATTGGGTCTTATTTTAGTGCACCTGCTTGAACGAGCGAAGTTAGAGGCAAGCCTTGCTCTAAGTCAAGGGGAGATTATCGTGCATGTCGCATTTAGCGAAGAAGAGGGTTATGTCATTGAGCCAAGCTCAGGTCATCAGAGCTGGTACATAATTCCAGAAAACGAAAACAACCAAGACAAAGAGCAAGAAAAAGACCAAGAGCCGATGGAGCTTATTTTTAACGAAGAGTCGTTGAAGCTTTATTTGTCTCAGCAAAAGTGGGCGTTTATTGCGGCAGAAAAGTTTGGTCATGCGTTAAGTTGCGTCGAGCAATTGATGGATATCTTAGGCGATGATCCTTATGAGCGTCGTGATAGAGGCTATCTACTCAACCAGTTAAATTGTCCGAAGATGGCAAAAGACGACTTACAGTTTTTCGTTGATGAATGTCCGGACGACCCAACCATTGAAGTGATCCAGCATCAGATCAAAGAGTTGGCTGATCATAATAATATTTTGCATTAA